In the Myxococcota bacterium genome, GGGCGTGAAGGGCGGTGCGATCAGCTTGCGATAGCGGGAGCTGTCCGGGGGGTCCATGCCCATCATGCCGGCGCGCTGGTTGTCGAGGGCGCCCTCGACGTTCTCGAGGTCCCAGAGCACGGGGCCCCCGAGGTGTGACGAGAAGGACTCGTAGTCCTTGGACGCCCGCACGACGTCGTCGTACTTCGTGAGGACCCAGAAGCCACGTTGCATGGAGGGGCGCTCCATGCGCCCGGCATCCGTCAGCTCGTTCCAATGGACCGGGTCTTCGCGCCGCAGGGCTTCGAAGTACTCGACGGGTGCGCCTTCGTGGCGCGCGACGTTGTGCGGATCGGCGAGATCGACGTCTCCGGGCTTCATGGTCGGACTCCTTGGGGGTTGGAGAGGAAAGACGCGTGCGCGTCGGTCAGTTCGTCCAGGGCAGGGGGCGGGAGGCCGCTCCGGGAAGGAAGCCGCGCAGGATGCTCTGCATGCCCACCGCGATCTCCTCGACCGACTTCCCCAGATAGAGCTGGTTCGCGAGGGCCAGGGAGGCGAGCCCCTGCAGGGCGGCCCACGTGACGTGGGCGATCAGTTCGGGGTCGCCCTCGAGGTGCCCCTGTTCGACGAGCCGACGGATCGGTGCGGAGCAGGCCTCCCACGCGCGTTGCTGCGCGGCGCGGGTCGCGTCCGACACGACGTCCTGCCGCATCTCGAACATGATCCGGAACGTTTCCGGGTTCTCGAAGGCGAAGCGCAGATAGGCGGTGCCGAAGTAGGGCGTGCCGTGCGCATCGTCCGGGTAGTCGTGGAAGAAGCTGGCCAGGCGATCGAATCCCTGCCCGCGCACGGCATCGACCAGATGCGACTTGTCCTGGTAGTAGCGGTAAGGCTTGGCGTAGCTGCAGCCCAGGCGCTTCGCGAGGCGACGCAGGGTGAGGCTCGCGACTCCGTCTTCTTCCACGAGTTCGAGCGCGGCGGCGGCGGCGGTTTCGCGGAACGCCTCGACTTCGCTCTCGGTGCGCTGGGGTCTGGCCATGGATTCTCCGTTGACCCCGAATGGATATCATTGTTAAATTAACATTGTCAACACTGATTCGATCCAGCGCGCCCACGCGCCCTGGGCGCCCAGACCGACCTTGGGCCCAAAACAGGAAAGGGACCGCCATGTCCAGCTCCGTTCATCCCGCGATCGCCGTCGGCCACGTCGCCGTCATCACCGGCGGTGCCAGCGGCATCGGCCTCGCCACCGCGGAACGTCTCGTCCGCGAGGGGCTCCGCGTCTGCGTCGCCGACCGCGACGAAGAGGCGCTTTCGGCGGCCGCGGACCGACTGGGCGCGGTAGGCGAGGTGCTCACCGAGTCGGTCGACGTGTCGGACGCCGCTTCGGTGGATGCGCTCGCCAACCGGGTGGCCGACCGGCTGGGCCCCGTGTCGGTTCTGATGAACAACGCGGGCGTCGGCGGCGGGGGTGACGCGCTCTCGAACCCCGAGGGTTGGCAGCGGGTCCTCGGCGTGAATCTGTTCGGCGTGATCCACGGGGTACAGCGTTTCGTTCCCGAGATGGTGGCCAGTGATCGCCCGGGCCTCGTGATCAATACCGGCTCGAAGCAGGGCATCACCCAGCCTCCGGGCGATACCGCGTACAACGTGAGCAAGAGCGGCATCAAGAGCCTCACCGAGGGGTTGGCCCACACGCTGCATCAGCAGACGGAAGGTCGCGTCTCTGCGCATCTCCTCGTCCCCGGCTTCACCTACACCGGGATGATCCAGCGCTTCCTCAAGGAGAAGCCGCCGAGCGCCTGGCTGCCCGAGCAGGTGGCCGACTTCCTCTTCACGTCGCTCGAGCGCGGTGACTTCTACATCCTGTGCCCCGACAACGACGTGACGCGGGAGATGGACGAGAAGCGCATCCTCTGGAACACCTACGACATGATCGAGAACCGGCCGGCTCTCTCGCGCTGGAACCCCGCCTTCGAAGCGGAGTTCGAAGCGTTCATGAAGCGCTGAGGGGCGGGCATGCAAGGCACGGCTCCGATCCAGCTCTACAGCATGATGATCTGCCCGTTCGCCCAGCGCACGCGGATCCATCTGGAGTTGCTGGAGCTCCCCTACGTGCTCGAGGATCTCGACATCTGTGCGCCGCGCCCGGACTGGTTCCTGGCCTTGAATCCGGCGGGACAGGTGCCCGTGATCGTCCGCGGTGACGACGTCGTCTCCGACTCGAGCGTCGTCTCCGAGTACCTGCAGGAGATCGCGCCGTCGCCGTTGCCCTTCGGCACCTCGGCGGTCGAACGGGCGCGCCAGCGCGGGTTCGTCAAGTACGTCGACAGCCGTTTCCTACCCGCGATGTACCTGCTGCTCGCGGCGCGCACGCCGGACGAACGGGAGCAGCGCATCGCCGCCGCGCTCGAGACCTTTCGCTGGCTGGAGGACTTCCTCGTGACGCCTTCGAGCGGCACGCCCTTCATCAACGGCGAGTTCGGCGTCCCCGAGGTCGCGATCGCGCCCTTCCTGCTGCGCTACGAAGTCGTTCGCTACTACCAGGACTTCGAGCTTCCCGAGAGCGGCGCGTTCGATCGCGTGATCCGCTGGCGCGACGCGATGCTCGCCCTGCCGGTGGTCCAGAAGACGGCCGAGTCGATTCCCGATCTGATCAAGCTCTACGAGGACTACACGATCGGCTCCTACAACGGCGCGGTGCCGCCGGGCAAGGAGCGAAGCTCGCTCGATCTCGCTGCGCCGCTGGCGGAGCGGCCGATGCCCGGCCGCGCCGCGTCCGTGCGTTGAGCCCGAGCGACACCCGAAGGCAGGAGACCCCATGATCCGCGTTCCCGTTTGCATCATCGGTTGCGGCCCGATCGGGTTGACGGGAGCGCTGCTGCTCTCGCGCTTCGGCATCCGGACGCTGCTGCTCGAGCGCCGGGGGGCGCTCAACACCCATCCGCGCTCGCGCTTCGTCGACACGAACACGATGGAGCTGCTGCGCGAGCTCGGCGTCGAGAAGGAGGTCGAGGCGACGGGCCTCGGGCCCGACTGGACCGAGGTCGACCGCTGGGCGTTCACGCTCGCCGACCGAGAATACGCCCGGATCCCGAGCCCGACCTTCCACAGCGTTCCGCGTTCGACGAGCCCGTGCCTGCCCGTCATGACGGCCCAGGACCACGTGGAAGCCGCTCTGATCGCGAAGGTCCGCGCCGACCCGAACATCGACCTGCGATTCCACACCGAAGCACGCGACCTGGAGCAGATGGCGGACGAGACGCGGCTGCGAATCCATCAGCACGAGACCGGCGAAGAAGAGGAGGTCGTTGCGGACTACACGATCGGAGCCGACGGGCCCTCGACGTCGACGCGGGCGGTGATCGGCAGTGCGCTCGAGAGCGACCCGATGGCGATCCACTCCCAGGACGTCATCTTCGACGCCGATCTCTCGAAGTACGTGGGGGATCGCAAGGGCGCGCTCCTCTACGCGACGCCACGGCCCGGCATCGCCGTGATCTTCCAGCCCCTCGACGGCGTGCGGCGCTGGCGTTGCCAGGTGAACATTCCGACGCCGGAGTTGCTCTCCGAGGCCGAGACGATCGAGCGGATCAAGGAGGCATTGGGCACCACCGACGACGTCCCGATCCAGATTACGAGCCTCTCGCTCTGGCAGCCGACGCCCGGGTGCACCTCGCATTTCTCGAAGGGGCGCATCTTCATCGCGGGAGACGCGGCGCATGTGGCCGTCCCGACCGGTGGGCTGGGAAACAACACCGGCTTCGCGGGGATCCGGAACCTCGCCTGGAAGCTCGCCTTCGTCCTGCGCGGCATCTCGCCGGCGAGCCTGCTCGAGAGCTACCAGGAGGAGCACAAGCCCTTGGCCCTGTCGCGGATCGACGTGGGCGTGACGATCACCCGCGCCATGATCCCGATGATGTTCAAGGCGACGGGTGGCGAGGATGTTCGCGAAGACGTCCACGCGACGCGCTACTACGGCAACTACGACGGCGCGCTCCTCGGCTTCGAGCTGAAGTCGGATTGGATCGCGACGGAAGCCGCGCCTCCGCCGACCGTGGAAGACCCGATCACGGATTTCGTTCCGGTCGTCCGTGCCGGGCGCCGTGCACCGCACGTCTGGGTGGACGCAGCCGAGTCGACGTCGCTGCTCGACCGCTTCGGTGCGGGCTACGTGCTCGTCCTCGGCGCTCGGGTCGACGCGAAGCCCTGGGCCGATTGCGTCGAGGCGCTCGCCCGAACCGAGCTGCCCCTCTCGATCGAGATCCTTCCCGAGATGCCGAAGGAAGCGCCCTACGCCAATGACGTCCTCGTGCTCGTGCGGCCCGACGGCATCATCGCCGACCACTGGGGGGATGGCGCAGTCGCCGAGGCCCAACGACTCGCCCGTCTGTCCGAGCGCCTGCCGCTGGGGTAGGGGCTAGGCCACGCGGTAGCGGAGGGTCTCACCGCCCAGGAAGATCCGCAGGGCCGCCGCGCCCTCTCCGTCCCATTCGGGGGGCGACCAGGGCTCCGCGACGAGGCGCACGCGGCCCGGGTTCCGAGGCAACCCGTAGAAGTCGGCGCCGAAGTGGCTCGCGAAACCTTCGAGGCGGTCCAGGGCTCCCGCCGAGGCGAAGGCTTCGGCGTAGGCTTCGAGCGCGATGGGAGCGCTGTAAATCCCCGCGCAGCCGCAGTCCGACTCCTTCGCATGGCGGAGGTGCGGCGCGCTGTCGGTGCCGAGGAAGAAGCTCGGGTCGCCCGAGGTCGCGGCGGCGAGCAGCGCCTGGCGGTCGTGCTCCCGCTTCAAGACGGGCAGACAGTAGTGGTGCGGCCGCAGCCCCCCCGCGAACAGGGCGTTGCGGTTCAGGAGCAGGTGCTGGGGCGTGATCGTGGCCGCGACACGCGCGGGCGCAGCCCGCACGAACTTCGCCGCCTCGCGCGTCGTGATGTGTTCGAACACGACGCGCAGCGCCGGGTAGCGGTCGATCACCGTCGAGAGGGTCTCTTCGAGGTAGACGCGCTCCCGGTCGAAGACGTCGGTTTCGGGTGCGGTCGTCTCGCCGTGGACGAGGAGCGGTAGACCCGACGCGGCCATGGCCTCGAGGACCGTTCCGAGCGCGACGAGGTCCGACACCCCCTCCGAAGAGTGGGTGGTCGCGCCCCGCGGATACACCTTCACCCCGGCGATGTGCGGCGACTTTGCGGCGGCCTCCACCTCGGACACCGGCGTCTCGTCGGTGAGGTAGAGGGTCATCAGTGGCTCGAAGGATGCGTCCGCAGGACACGCGGCGAGGATCCGATCGCGGTAGGCGAGGGCGCGCTCGACGGTCGTGACGGCGGGCACCAGGTTGGGCATCACGATCGCACGCCCGAAGCGACGCGCGGTCGCGGGGACCACCCGCTCCAGGAGGTCGCCGTCCCGCAGGTGCAGGTGCCAGTCGTCGGGTCGGGTGATCTCGAGGGAGGTCGGGCTCTCGGGCACGGTGCGGGTGGCTCCGGTTCCCCGCTCGAACGCGAGGCGCGGCGAGCATACCCGCGGCCCGCGGCGCCTTCATCCCGACCGGGTCGACCGTTGGTGCTCCCGCCGGCGACCCAGCAGCCTCGTCAGCGCGAAACCGGCGACAAGCAGCACCCCGGCGTCCGGCTCGGGCAGGGTTTCGAGTCGGATCGAAACCCCGCCGCGGTTGTCGAGGACCTGGTCTTCGACGAG is a window encoding:
- a CDS encoding FAD-dependent monooxygenase, which gives rise to MIRVPVCIIGCGPIGLTGALLLSRFGIRTLLLERRGALNTHPRSRFVDTNTMELLRELGVEKEVEATGLGPDWTEVDRWAFTLADREYARIPSPTFHSVPRSTSPCLPVMTAQDHVEAALIAKVRADPNIDLRFHTEARDLEQMADETRLRIHQHETGEEEEVVADYTIGADGPSTSTRAVIGSALESDPMAIHSQDVIFDADLSKYVGDRKGALLYATPRPGIAVIFQPLDGVRRWRCQVNIPTPELLSEAETIERIKEALGTTDDVPIQITSLSLWQPTPGCTSHFSKGRIFIAGDAAHVAVPTGGLGNNTGFAGIRNLAWKLAFVLRGISPASLLESYQEEHKPLALSRIDVGVTITRAMIPMMFKATGGEDVREDVHATRYYGNYDGALLGFELKSDWIATEAAPPPTVEDPITDFVPVVRAGRRAPHVWVDAAESTSLLDRFGAGYVLVLGARVDAKPWADCVEALARTELPLSIEILPEMPKEAPYANDVLVLVRPDGIIADHWGDGAVAEAQRLARLSERLPLG
- a CDS encoding TetR/AcrR family transcriptional regulator, producing the protein MARPQRTESEVEAFRETAAAAALELVEEDGVASLTLRRLAKRLGCSYAKPYRYYQDKSHLVDAVRGQGFDRLASFFHDYPDDAHGTPYFGTAYLRFAFENPETFRIMFEMRQDVVSDATRAAQQRAWEACSAPIRRLVEQGHLEGDPELIAHVTWAALQGLASLALANQLYLGKSVEEIAVGMQSILRGFLPGAASRPLPWTN
- a CDS encoding glutathione S-transferase family protein, with the protein product MQGTAPIQLYSMMICPFAQRTRIHLELLELPYVLEDLDICAPRPDWFLALNPAGQVPVIVRGDDVVSDSSVVSEYLQEIAPSPLPFGTSAVERARQRGFVKYVDSRFLPAMYLLLAARTPDEREQRIAAALETFRWLEDFLVTPSSGTPFINGEFGVPEVAIAPFLLRYEVVRYYQDFELPESGAFDRVIRWRDAMLALPVVQKTAESIPDLIKLYEDYTIGSYNGAVPPGKERSSLDLAAPLAERPMPGRAASVR
- the pyrC gene encoding dihydroorotase, which translates into the protein MPESPTSLEITRPDDWHLHLRDGDLLERVVPATARRFGRAIVMPNLVPAVTTVERALAYRDRILAACPADASFEPLMTLYLTDETPVSEVEAAAKSPHIAGVKVYPRGATTHSSEGVSDLVALGTVLEAMAASGLPLLVHGETTAPETDVFDRERVYLEETLSTVIDRYPALRVVFEHITTREAAKFVRAAPARVAATITPQHLLLNRNALFAGGLRPHHYCLPVLKREHDRQALLAAATSGDPSFFLGTDSAPHLRHAKESDCGCAGIYSAPIALEAYAEAFASAGALDRLEGFASHFGADFYGLPRNPGRVRLVAEPWSPPEWDGEGAAALRIFLGGETLRYRVA
- a CDS encoding SDR family NAD(P)-dependent oxidoreductase, producing the protein MSSSVHPAIAVGHVAVITGGASGIGLATAERLVREGLRVCVADRDEEALSAAADRLGAVGEVLTESVDVSDAASVDALANRVADRLGPVSVLMNNAGVGGGGDALSNPEGWQRVLGVNLFGVIHGVQRFVPEMVASDRPGLVINTGSKQGITQPPGDTAYNVSKSGIKSLTEGLAHTLHQQTEGRVSAHLLVPGFTYTGMIQRFLKEKPPSAWLPEQVADFLFTSLERGDFYILCPDNDVTREMDEKRILWNTYDMIENRPALSRWNPAFEAEFEAFMKR